Proteins encoded by one window of Cryptomeria japonica unplaced genomic scaffold, Sugi_1.0 HiC_scaffold_306, whole genome shotgun sequence:
- the LOC131053005 gene encoding uncharacterized protein LOC131053005 gives MLSEVSGSTIDISFGPGGPSPRILLIITEQGDGRDASGEKYRSGTGKDAGRYGAFTPYSGSQSALGFASHRAHTILAYPVPNAGSLSPFRSAPSGAKTGDAAPAFTGAPAFATLALFSPATSATVAFALGAAFFATEAYLSMYVLAFDPVFPAAGPTESTAPPVFGSRSLRSGLLRSSSRSRRAGSHSSGTSTTGFGTTDASGGAAGYTDAFASTSCAPGCAPGASTRSTLYAGDVAGSIERTGSTSTGSTGSLAWLIGLA, from the exons ATGCTTAGTGAAGTGAGTGGTAGCACTATTGATATTTCTTTCGGGCCGGGCGGGCCTTCACCCAGGATACTGTTGATTATTACCGAGCAAGGTGATGGCCGGGATGCCAGTGGTGAGAAATATAGATCTGGAACTGGAAAAGATGCTGGGCGATATGGTGCTTTTACTCCTTACTCTGGCTCTCAATCTGCGCTTGGATTTGCTTCTCATAGGGCCCATACCATCCTAGCTTACCCTGTCCCCAATGCTGGCTCTCTATCTCCATTTCGATCTGCTCCTAGTGGTGCTAAAACGGGTGATGCTGCCCCTGCCTTTACTGGTGCTCCAGCTTTTGCTACCCTAGCTCTCTTTTCCCCTGCTACCTCTGCTACCGTAGCCTTTGCTCTTGGTGCTGCTTTCTTTGCTACTGAAGCCTATCTATCTATGTATGTTCTTGCTTTTGACCCTGTCTTCCCTGCTGCTGGACCAACAGAATCAACTGCTCCACCGGTATTTGGATCACGATCACTAAGGTCTGGATTACTCAGGTCTTCATCTCGCTCACGAAGGGCTGGATCTCACTCTAGTGGAACTAGTACGACTGGCTTTGGAACTACTGATGCTAGTGGGGGTGCTGCTGGATATACTG ATGCCTTTGCCTCTACTTCCTGTGCTCCTGGCTGTGCTCCTGGTGCTTCTACTCGTTCTACCCTATATGCTGGTGATGTTGCTGGATCTATAGAAAGGACTGGATCTACTTCTACTGGATCTACTGGATCATTGGCTTGGCTTATTGGCTTAGCTTAG